One region of Culex pipiens pallens isolate TS chromosome 2, TS_CPP_V2, whole genome shotgun sequence genomic DNA includes:
- the LOC120412715 gene encoding huntingtin-interacting protein 1 isoform X1: protein MASISLPRVLQSKKNNLEIEHENLVKNMTISISKAVSNHEMPIKVKHVRASIIGTFHSKGGHAFWAIAIRQPIQENRIVAWKFCHLLHKILREGHPLCCQHSMRHRGMLIEAGKLWGHLNDGYGICIKHYTKLLVTKLEFHDRNPRIPGSLALKPGELERIGEGDINFYFQLAVEIFDYLDDIVALQATIFNSITTFCVSSMTSAGQCRLAPLIPCVQDSNPLYDFVVRIMFKLHANLPSDLLTGHRERFRTLFHQLKSFYNQSRNLQYFVNLITVPKLPDAPPNFEQQSDLGNYQAPVIVMPDSDPADNDTESVVSDSLIDTTEAAPPIPELPHHHNNHHQQSAAPQTPAPQLLELERLLRERDDLIRHLQMEIERLSNYVKSLTIEQRDVQHRLEDQIAQLNSHLAQAQGELSTLRIQKEELELRAQTAPTLEQKAQAEEERAKASEEKFQKLKTMYTQIRDEHVKLLRQTKFYEYKVNCYKQHGEVSKQLAASSKAASDATKAKEEVRIQLDELHQQQAVVQEQLQQSSSESRREQEQVAEELKQVSERYETLRSKYEEMEANRQAEIAELRISLERVQGELGTFQSDREVLQAEKGALESSLGEVQSEREQLNRQYEEVLAKMEALNLKTEEYTKEEASLQQSVQQKSQQAQELVDKLNHLQRDYESLQQQHADLEAAKAAQEQEFNRIHEEDLLKLDSLQGELSEKVTTLSAEKDNLFAVKEDTVQQLLLLQTESTQRTADFDSLEKDLKNVIEQKDHELEELRSRYNEMEEKYQSLDANMDRLLAEKGAIESDLQDLLHQQEEMDARYQTALGTIRNLENSLADAKITGESALRALLEACIKSSEKLTLRAISENEMPGAGGTPTYFLMIAEELQDVLSKLTIVHDNYLKDNTTNVESLARKVIIGAHLLASAHVQGMSICNRSANIECGERIAEEVKQLGGSIASLFQSLQKTSESDAVGEKIIDLKDKLQAVTDMIGDLSKQTDGTENLGDLVENELSSMDKAIEEAAAQIEEMLSKSRASDSGIKLEVNEKILDACTNLMQAIRVLVQKSRLLQSEIVALGKGSASAKEFYKRNHQWTEGLISAAKSVAQGANFLVTAANKTVAGGARHQLDLIVAAQEIAACTAQLVVASRVKAPRGSQNLNALGSASKQVTQATGIVVATAKDCSQRLEDSQDLDLGSLTVHQAKTREMEIQVKVLELEQALQMERMRLAAFRKKNYQAPVEE from the exons ACCATAAGCATCTCGAAGGCCGTCAGCAACCATGAGATGCCCATCAAGGTCAAACACGTCCGAGCGTCCATCATCGGAACGTTCCACAGCAAGGGTGGCCACGCGTTCTGGGCGATCGCCATCCGGCAGCCCATCCAGGAGAACCGGATCGTGGCGTGGAAGTTTTGCCACCTGCTGCACAAGATTCTGCGCGAGGGCCACCCGCTGTGCTGCCAGCACTCGATGCGCCACCGCGGCATGTTGATCGAGGCCGGCAAGCTGTGGGGCCACCTGAACGATGGCTACGGCATCTGCATCAAGCACTACACGAAACTGCTCGTCACCAAGCTGGAGTTCCACGACCGGAATCCCAGAATACCGGGCAGCTTGGCGCTGAAGCCGGGCGAGCTGGAGCGAATCGGCGAGGGAGATATCAACTTCTA CTTTCAACTTGCAGTAGAAATCTTCGACTATCTCGACGATATCGTTGCTCTCCAAGCCACCA TCTTCAACTCGATCACCACGTTCTGCGTGAGCTCGATGACCTCGGCGGGCCAGTGCCGCCTCGCGCCCCTAATCCCGTGCGTCCAAGACTCGAACCCGCTGTACGACTTTGTCGTACGCATCATGTTCAAGCTGCACGCGAACCTTCCCTCGGACCTGCTGACCGGCCACCGCGAACGCTTCCGGACGCTCTTCCATCAGCTCAAGTCGTTCTACAACCAGTCCCGCAACCTGCAGTACTTTGTGAACCTCATCACGGTGCCCAAACTCCCGGACGCCCCACCCAACTTCGAACAGCAAAGTGACCTGGGCAACTACCAGGCCCCGGTCATCGTGATGCCCGATTCGGACCCCGCGGACAACGATACCGAGTCGGTCGTGTCGGACAGTCTGATCGACACCACCGAAGCGGCGCCACCAATCCCAGAACTGCCCCATCACCACAACAATCACCACCAACAGTCAGCCGCTCCCCAAACCCCAGCGCCCCAACTGCTGGAGCTGGAGCGGCTCCTCCGCGAGCGGGACGACCTGATTCGGCACCTGCAGATGGAGATCGAGCGGCTTTCCAACTACGTCAAGTCGCTGACGATCGAGCAGCGCGACGTGCAGCACCGCCTCGAGGATCAGATCGCTCAGCTGAACTCGCACCTGGCGCAGGCTCAGGGGGAGCTGTCCACGCTGCGAATCCAGAAGGAGGAGCTGGAGCTGCGGGCGCAAACGGCGCCAACGCTTGAAC aaaaagccCAAGCCGAGGAGGAGCGCGCCAAGGCCAGCGAGGAGAAGTTCCAGAAACTGAAAACGATGTACACCCAGATCCGGGACGAACACGTGAAGCTGCTGCGCCAG ACAAAGTTTTACGAATACAAAGTTAATTGCTACAAACAG CACGGTGAAGTCAGCAAGCAGCTGGCCGCGTCCAGCAAGGCCGCATCGGACGCCACCAAGGCCAAGGAGGAGGTCCGCATCCAGCTGGACGAGCTGCACCAGCAGCAGGCGGTCGTGCAGGAACAGCTGCAGCAAAGCTCGTCGGAGTCTCGCCGCGAGCAGGAGCAGGTCGCCGAGGAACTGAAGCAGGTTTCCGAACGGTACGAAACGCTGCGCAGCAAGTACGAAGAGATGGAAGCGAACCGCCAGGCGGAGATTGCCGAGCTGCGGATTAGCTTGGAGCGTGTCCAGGGGGAGCTGGGAACGTTCCAGAGCGATCGGGAGGTGCTGCAGGCGGAGAAGGGCGCTCTGGAGAGCAGCTTGGGTGAGGTTCAGAGCGAGCGGGAACAGCTGAACCGACAGTACGAGGAGGTGCTGGCCAAGATGGAGGCGTTGAACCTGAAGACGGAGGAGTACACGAAGGAGGAGGCTTCGCTGCAGCAGAGCGTGCAGCAGAAGTCGCAACAGGCGCAAG AACTCGTGGACAAACTGAACCACCTCCAACGGGACTACGAATCGCTGCAACAACAACACGCCGATCTGGAAGCAGCCAAGGCGGCTCAGGAGCAGGAGTTCAACCGAATCCACGAGGAAGATCTGCTCAAGCTGGATTCGCTGCAGGGTGAACTGAGCGAAAAGGTGACCACGTTGAGCGCCGAGAAGGACAACCTGTTTGCCGTCAAGGAGGACACCGTGCAGCAGCTACTGCTGCTGCAGACCGAATCCACCCAACGGACGGCGGACTTTGACTCGCTGGAGAAGGACCTGAAGAACGTGATCGAGCAGAAGGATCACGAGCTGGAGGAACTTCGCTCGCGGTACAACGAGATGGAGGAAAAGTACCAG tctctCGATGCAAATATGGACCGACTGCTGGCCGAGAAGGGAGCAATCGAGTCCGACCTGCAAGATTTACTCCACCAACAGGAAGAGATGGACGCGCGCTACCAGACGGCCCTCGGAACCATCCGAAACCTGGAGAACTCGCTCGCGGACGCCAAGATCACCGGAGAAAGCGCCCTGCGCGCCCTCCTCGAGGCCTGTATCAAATCGTCGGAGAAGCTCACCCTGCGAGCGATCAGCGAAAACGAAATGCCCGGCGCCGGAGGAACGCCCACCTACTTCCTGATGATCGCCGAGGAGCTGCAGGACGTGCTGTCCAAGCTGACGATCGTGCACGACAACTACCTGAAGGATAACACGACGAACGTGGAGTCGCTGGCGAGGAAGGTTATCATTGGGGCGCATCTGCTGGCGTCGGCGCACGTGCAGGGAATGTCGATCTGCAACCGGTCGGCGAACATTGAGTGTGGCGAGc GCATAGCGGAGGAGGTCAAGCAGCTGGGCGGCTCCATCGCCAGTCTGTTCCAGTCGCTACAGAAAACGAGCGAATCGGACGCTGTGGGAGAGAAGATCATCGACCTTAAGGACAAACTGCAAGCGGTCACGGACATGATCGGCGACCTGAGCAAGCAAACCGACGGCACGGAAAATTTGGGCGACCTGGTCGAAAACGAGCTCAGCAGCATGGACAAGGCCATCGAAGAGGCGGCGGCCCAGATTGAG GAAATGCTCTCCAAGTCGCGCGCTTCGGACTCCGGCATCAAGCTCGAGGTCAACGAGAAGATCCTGGACGCGTGCACAAACCTGATGCAGGCGATCCGCGTGCTGGTCCAAAAGTCCCGCCTCCTCCAGTCGGAGATTGTGGCCCTCGGCAAGGGTTCGGCCTCGGCCAAGGAGTTCTACAAGCGAAACCACCAGTGGACCGAGGGACTCATCTCGGCGGCCAAGAGTGTGGCACAGGGCGCGAACTTCCTGGT GACGGCCGCGAACAAAACCGTCGCCGGTGGGGCCCGCCACCAGCTGGATCTGATTGTGGCCGCCCAGGAGATCGCAGCCTGCACGGCCCAGCTGGTGGTGGCGAGCCGCGTTAAGGCACCCCGCGGAAGCCAGAACCTGAACGCGCTCGGGTCCGCCTCCAAGCAGGTCACCCAGGCGACCGGCATCGTGGTGGCCACCGCCAAAGACTGCAGCCAACGGCTCGAGGACTCGCAGGACCTGGACCTGGGCTCGCTGACCGTGCACCAGGCCAAAACGCGCGAGATGGAGATCCAGGTCAAGGTGCTCGAGCTCGAGCAGGCCCTCCAGATGGAACGGATGCGGTTGGCGGCGTTCCGCAAGAAAAACTACCAAGCACCGGTCGAGGAATAA